The Candidatus Methylomirabilota bacterium genome includes a window with the following:
- a CDS encoding DUF4062 domain-containing protein, producing the protein MPSRAPAVMVSSTFYDLRQIRADLTTFIVDDLGYVPLLSELNSFPVDPDAATIENCRRRVEEDADILVLIVGGRYGSVDSKSARSVTNLEYLTARAKGIPVYAFVEKKVLAVVPVWRQNPDANFTGIVDDPRVLHFIDQVRSVDQVWTHEFETAQEIIDTLRMQLAYLMTEGLSWRQQLRQRSRESRILERLKSESLRLALERPLAWEYRLFSQVLADEVENWCDLKRDYQLGVVLGLGEYLALEDFHPWMQARMAELKRTVAAAVTLVNEVAPQAFGPLGTHGDPETIVFVARRIGDVYRHLLEWAQMVRRAAVDERLTAVVTELAGFADGIIGQIESLGPRVLAGIDEALAQPSSEGVKVLHVTLELAIPNVERFQQALDQALLDLGLSYDA; encoded by the coding sequence ATGCCGAGCCGAGCGCCCGCGGTCATGGTGAGTTCCACATTCTACGACTTACGGCAGATTAGGGCGGACCTGACCACGTTCATCGTCGATGACCTTGGGTATGTCCCCTTGCTGTCTGAACTCAACTCGTTTCCTGTCGACCCCGATGCCGCGACGATCGAGAACTGCCGCCGCAGGGTCGAGGAAGACGCCGACATCTTGGTTCTCATCGTCGGAGGCCGATATGGCTCCGTCGATTCCAAGTCTGCCCGATCGGTCACCAACCTTGAGTATCTGACCGCTCGCGCGAAGGGCATTCCCGTCTACGCCTTCGTTGAGAAGAAAGTGCTCGCCGTGGTACCTGTGTGGCGCCAGAATCCCGATGCTAACTTTACCGGGATCGTCGACGATCCTCGCGTTCTCCACTTTATCGATCAGGTTCGATCGGTCGATCAAGTGTGGACTCATGAGTTCGAAACCGCCCAGGAGATCATCGACACCCTGCGCATGCAGCTAGCGTACCTGATGACCGAAGGCCTCTCATGGCGCCAACAGCTGCGACAGCGCTCTCGCGAATCGCGGATCCTCGAACGGCTCAAGAGCGAATCGCTTCGCCTGGCCCTTGAACGTCCACTGGCTTGGGAGTACCGCCTCTTCAGCCAGGTCTTGGCCGACGAAGTTGAAAATTGGTGTGATCTCAAGCGGGACTATCAGCTTGGTGTGGTCCTCGGTCTCGGAGAGTATCTCGCGCTTGAGGATTTTCATCCTTGGATGCAGGCGCGAATGGCCGAGCTTAAGCGAACGGTCGCGGCCGCAGTCACCCTCGTCAATGAGGTCGCGCCGCAGGCCTTTGGCCCACTGGGGACACACGGAGATCCCGAGACCATCGTGTTCGTTGCCCGGCGCATTGGGGACGTCTATCGCCATCTGTTGGAGTGGGCGCAAATGGTGCGACGCGCGGCTGTGGATGAGAGACTCACCGCCGTCGTCACGGAACTTGCTGGATTCGCAGATGGCATCATCGGACAGATTGAAAGCCTGGGCCCCCGCGTCCTCGCTGGCATTGACGAGGCGTTGGCACAGCCGTCCA